Proteins from one Chanodichthys erythropterus isolate Z2021 chromosome 15, ASM2448905v1, whole genome shotgun sequence genomic window:
- the abrab gene encoding actin binding Rho activating protein b, with the protein MSERKPSANKNIKKLRAISMVCSLTRSWQQWVSENEEKQSSEPSGWAPSYPEDPKDARKDSAKIRLSQKSLPSQVPTNKDDVESRIKTGQVLKTVTRDVQERSAGIDFLTKRICKDPATDEVDKMLSKKGSPTRRRKCSNMVSELTRSWKEIETEKKQAQESGEDRGLQLGTNWEDTENNRTNENTAVTIKRSSVLGGKKDIEEANKINALSKKYSAVGSLKSRWQNWASEHTINQKLNPFSEEFDYEYSMSTRLRRGEEGYGRPKEGSKTAERAKRAEAHIHREIDDMCFIIRTMADPDADGCTRVTFGDLFDRYVRISDKVVGILMRARKHGKVAFEGEMLWQGRDDDIVITLLV; encoded by the exons ATGTCAGAAAGGAAGCCCTCAGCAAACAAGAACATTAAAAAGCTGCGTGCCATAAGCATGGTTTGCAGCTTAACACGGAGCTGGCAGCAGTGGGTGAGCGAAAATGAGGAGAAGCAGTCTAGCGAACCAAGCGGATGGGCTCCATCTTACCCAGAAGACCCCAAAGATGCAAGAAAAGATTCGGCGAAGATCAGACTTTCTCAGAAGTCTCTTCCCAGCCAGGTCCCTACAAACAAGGATGATGTGGAGTCACGCATCAAAACTGGACAAGTGCTAAAAACCGTGACGAGGGATGTCCAGGAGAGAAGTGCGGGCATTGACTTTCTGACCAAACGCATCTGTAAGGACCCAGCCACGGATGAAGTGGACAAGATGCTGAGCAAGAAGGGATCGCCCACGCGCCGCAGGAAGTGCTCCAACATGGTTTCGGAGCTGACGCGGAGCTGGAAGGAAATCGAAACTGAGAAAAAGCAGGCTCAGGAGAGCGGTGAGGATAGAGGCCTGCAGCTGGGAACCAACTGGGAGGACACAGAGAATAACAGGACGAATGAAAATACTGCGGTCACCATCAAAAGATCCTCTGTTCTCGG GGGCAAAAAGGACATTGAAGAAGCCAACAAAATAAATGCCTTGTCAAAAAAATACAGCGCTGTGGGAAGCTTAAAAAGCCGCTGGCAAAACTGGGCATCGGAGCATACCATCAATCAGAAGCTCAACCCCTTCAGCGAGGAGTTTGATTATGAGTATTCCATGTCAACACGGCTGCGGAGAGGTGAGGAGGGCTACGGGAGGCCCAAAGAGGGCAGTAAGACAGCAGAGCGGGCCAAACGTGCCGAGGCACACATCCACCGCGAGATAGATGACATGTGCTTCATCATAAGGACCATGGCGGATCCGGATGCAGACGGCTGCACCAGAGTGACCTTTGGCGATCTGTTTGACAGATACGTGCGGATCTCTGATAAAGTCGTGGGCATACTAATGAGGGCCAGGAAGCATGGGAAGGTAGCGTTTGAGGGGGAGATGCTGTGGCAGGGCCGGGATGATGACATTGTTATTACTCTGTTAGTATGA